A region of Diospyros lotus cultivar Yz01 chromosome 3, ASM1463336v1, whole genome shotgun sequence DNA encodes the following proteins:
- the LOC127796192 gene encoding protein FAR1-RELATED SEQUENCE 6-like isoform X1, giving the protein MSEQYKMIADSARIECHIDTDVDNKMIESSGGRDVCESASGVMLDLYDDRDLVVPEIDENMQPYIGMEFDSEEAAMVFYDAYATRIGFIIRIGNCHRSSRDGSVISRRFLCNKEGFRVKSKKVKKLEVRKPREITREGCKAMIMVRKEKSGKWVVTKLETKHSHPLGIPAGKVRQPTVQAGPQDEKEKKIRQLSVQLQRANQQLVECRKQLDVVLKDVEQHMNHLTKSIHEIVENIKEIEDEGEEQL; this is encoded by the exons ATGAGTGAGCAGTACAAAATGATTGCAGATTCTGCCAGAATAGAATGTCATATAGATACAGATGTGGACAACAAAATGATAGAAAGTTCAGGTGGAAGAGATGTTTGTGAGTCAGCAAGTGGAGTAATGCTTGATTTATATGATGACAGAGACTTGGTTGTTCCTGAAATAGATGAGAATATGCAGCCATATATTGGAATGGAGTTCGATTCTGAAGAGGCTGCTATGGTGTTCTATGATGCATATGCAACGCGTATTGGCTTTATAATCCGCATTGGTAATTGCCATCGTTCAAGCCGCGATGGATCAGTTATTAGTCGCAGATTTCTCTGTAACAAAGAAGGTTTCCGTGTAAAAAGTAAGAAAGTCAAGAAGCTTGAAGTGAGGAAGCCAAGGGAGATAACTAGGGAGGGATGCAAGGCAATGATAATGGTGAGGAAGGAGAAGTCTGGTAAATGGGTTGTCACAAAACTTGAAACAAAGCATAGTCACCCATTGGGAATACCTGCTGGGAAGGTTCGTCAACCTACAGTTCAAGCTGGGCCACAG gatgaaaaggaaaagaaaatccGGCAGTTGTCTGTGCAGCTTCAACGTGCAAACCAACAACTAGTAGAGTGCCGTAAGCAACTGGATGTAGTTTTGAAAGATGTAGAACAGCATATGAACCACCTCACAAAGAGCATCCACGAAATagttgaaaatataaaagaaattgaagacgAGGGAGAAGAGCAATTGTAG
- the LOC127796192 gene encoding protein FAR-RED IMPAIRED RESPONSE 1-like isoform X2: MIESSGGRDVCESASGVMLDLYDDRDLVVPEIDENMQPYIGMEFDSEEAAMVFYDAYATRIGFIIRIGNCHRSSRDGSVISRRFLCNKEGFRVKSKKVKKLEVRKPREITREGCKAMIMVRKEKSGKWVVTKLETKHSHPLGIPAGKVRQPTVQAGPQDEKEKKIRQLSVQLQRANQQLVECRKQLDVVLKDVEQHMNHLTKSIHEIVENIKEIEDEGEEQL; encoded by the exons ATGATAGAAAGTTCAGGTGGAAGAGATGTTTGTGAGTCAGCAAGTGGAGTAATGCTTGATTTATATGATGACAGAGACTTGGTTGTTCCTGAAATAGATGAGAATATGCAGCCATATATTGGAATGGAGTTCGATTCTGAAGAGGCTGCTATGGTGTTCTATGATGCATATGCAACGCGTATTGGCTTTATAATCCGCATTGGTAATTGCCATCGTTCAAGCCGCGATGGATCAGTTATTAGTCGCAGATTTCTCTGTAACAAAGAAGGTTTCCGTGTAAAAAGTAAGAAAGTCAAGAAGCTTGAAGTGAGGAAGCCAAGGGAGATAACTAGGGAGGGATGCAAGGCAATGATAATGGTGAGGAAGGAGAAGTCTGGTAAATGGGTTGTCACAAAACTTGAAACAAAGCATAGTCACCCATTGGGAATACCTGCTGGGAAGGTTCGTCAACCTACAGTTCAAGCTGGGCCACAG gatgaaaaggaaaagaaaatccGGCAGTTGTCTGTGCAGCTTCAACGTGCAAACCAACAACTAGTAGAGTGCCGTAAGCAACTGGATGTAGTTTTGAAAGATGTAGAACAGCATATGAACCACCTCACAAAGAGCATCCACGAAATagttgaaaatataaaagaaattgaagacgAGGGAGAAGAGCAATTGTAG
- the LOC127797073 gene encoding uncharacterized protein LOC127797073, with protein sequence MDSLLANYASSDEEAPGPGHLRSQNPDHPSESAGRRSPPSSKIFSSLFSSLPPPKSHLPIPTDLSSTKPTTNQEEEEEEEEEEEPQSGQLEPESYPVFSSLPQPKFRDALLNPPVSSPNPEKKIVVQLKLPINPLIIKSGAGNVDDDEDDGGREVKKREKSITQPSSVKSFLSSIPAPKNSSSALGAAPTASGSGRRSILEANLPASTSKAFGTESTKTGANPDVWSYDGQWPSASSGDLGNSCSEYAVANSDASGWATANANYENYYSHPNHGSYDDYGQYEHESNWGDGSTAMMPSGSEILGNEAGESLAKISGKRGRNGVPREIVEVKQDELIRNRPREDQVRLTGMAFGPSYKPVSTKGKPTKLHKRKHQIGSLYYDVKQKEMELAERRSKGLLTKAQTQAKYGW encoded by the exons ATGGACTCTCTGCTCGCAAACTATGCCTCTTCAGACGAAGAAGCACCAGGACCAGGCCACCTCCGATCGCAAAATCCGGATCATCCCTCTGAATCCGCCGGAAGAAGGTCACCGCCTTCCTCGAAAatcttctcctctctcttctcttcgcTTCCACCTCCAAAATCCCACCTCCCGATCCCAACCGATCTCTCATCTACAAAGCCCACCACCaatcaagaagaagaggaggaggaggaggaggaggaggaaccGCAATCAGGACAGCTTGAACCCGAATCTTATCCTGTTTTCTCGTCGCTTCCTCAACCCAAGTTCCGCGATGCCCTCCTCAATCCGCCGGTTTCTTCTCCAAATCCCGAGAAGAAAATTGTTGTGCAGTTGAAGCTTCCGATAAACCCTCTCATCATCAAGTCTGGCGCTGGCAATGTCGACGACGATGAGGATGATGGCGGTAGAGAAGTTAAAAAACGTGAGAAATCTATTACGCAACCGTCATCGGTTAAATCGTTCCTATCGAGTATTCCTGCGCCCAAGAACTCCTCTTCGGCATTGGGCGCGGCGCCCACTGCTTCAGGTTCAGGAAGGAGATCGATTCTCGAAGCGAATTTGCCTGCATCGACTTCAAAGGCTTTTGGCACCGAAAGCACCAAAACGGGTGCTAATCCAGACGTTTGGAGCTATGATGGGCAATGGCCCTCTGCTTCATCAGGTGATTTGGGGAATTCTTGTTCTGAATATGCAGTTGCCAATAGTGACGCATCTGGCTGGGCTACTGCCAATGCAAATTATGAAAACTATTACAGTCATCCCAACCATGGAAGCTACGATGATTACGGGCAATATGAGCATGAGAGCAATTGGGGCGATGGCTCCACTGCAATGATGCCATCGGGTTCAGAAATCTTGGGGAATGAAGCAGGGGAAAGTTTGGCGAAAATTTCGGGGAAGAGAGGTAGGAATGGGGTTCCTCGGGAAATAGTTGAGGTGAAGCAGGATGAATTGATTAGGAATCGGCCCCGGGAGGACCAGGTCAGGTTAACTGGAATGGCGTTTGGGCCCTCATACAAG CCTGTTTCAACAAAGGGGAAACCAACAAAGTTGCATAAGAGGAAGCATCAGATTGGTTCTTTGTACTACGATGTGAAGCAGAAAGAAATGGAGCTTGCAGAGCGCCGCTCCAAAGGGTTACTCACCAAAGCTCAAACACAAGCCAAGTATGGGTGGTGA